The Pseudalkalibacillus hwajinpoensis DNA window GCTACCTTTAAACCAGAATGCTGAATGCTAGTTTTCTCTACAAAACGATCCTGCGTAATCCTCAGCAGCTCGCCCCCTTGAGGCATATACGCATTTTCTTCTAGCCATCTAGCTGTTTCGTGCGTTATATTTTCAAATTCGTAAGTAATTACATCACTTATGCTCGCAAGCTTTTCTGCTCCATCAAGATCATCGTAACCACTCACAACCTCTTGATCAGCTACCTGACCACACGGTGAATCACTTTTTGGCTCTAGCACCGCAATATGATAGCCCATCTCCCTCGCCTTCAGCGCCATCATTCTACCAAGCTGGCCACCACCCAGAATTCCGATCGTGCTTCCCGGTAAAATAGTCTTACTCATAACGTATCACTACTTTCGATAACTGCTTCTTTCATTTTGCTACGATAACTTGCAAGCTCTCCTTCGATCACTTCATCATTCGTGCTAAGAATCTGTGCAGCGAGAAGCCCTGCGTTCTTCGCTCCCGCTTTCCCAATTGCCACTGTCGCGACTGGCACTCCTCCTGGCATTTGAACAATCGAAAGCAATGAGTCGAGACCGTTCAATGTGCGAGATTGCACTGGCACTCCAATCACTGGAAGAGTCGTTTTCGAAGCAACCATCCCCGGTAAATGTGCTGCGCCACCAGCTCCGGCAATAATTACTTTAAGACCGCGTTCTCTTGCTGTTTCTGCATATTCAAACATTAATTCAGGTGTTCTGTGTGCTGATACAACCTTCTTTTCAAATGGTACATTGAGCTCTTCTAGTATTTCACAGGTGTGCTTCATCGTCTCCCAATCTGATGTGCTTCCCATAATTACGCCGATTTTGGCTGTCATGCTATTCCTCCCTCAGTGAAGGTGCTAATTCGTCTAAATAGTCAAAATATAATAGAAAAGCCCGAGGTAGAATTCTCCTATTTACTTAGAAGAAGCTTCTACCTCGGGCGAAAACACATCCATCCTGTTCTGCACATACGCAAAACACGACTTTCCCCCTCATAGTCCGACGATTAATGGTCGTCAGGTAGAAACTTATGGGCCTTATTCCCAAGATTATATGAGGTATCCTTTTTGCTCTTCTTTCATAGTAACAAGAGCCACGTTCAACTGTCAACGAAAAATCGAACGATGTGTTTTATATTTAGTGTAATGTTCGTGTTTTACTTTAACTTTCCTTCAAATACAATTTTCTGTCCACAAAGCTGCGGTTGTTTAGAACCTTTGCCTTCTCTGAAGACAGGTTCTTCACGACGTCTTACGGGCATGTACCCCTCGTCATCCATTCGTTTTAAGCAGTCAGAAAGGGATTCGTTCTCATGAACCTCAAATTTCTTTTTCTTTGGCTTTTTTTCCATACATTACCTCCGAATTTTTCTAACCCAGAATCCACCCTGGAAGGTACGGGGCTCATATGAGATAACGAAGGCTTTCGGATCAAGTTCCTCGATGGCCTGATAGAGCTTTCGTTCAGATTTACGTGACGTTAGCACCTGCATGACGAGGCGCTCGCCCTGACGACCGTGTGCTAAATAGTGGGTAACACCATAGCCAATGTCTCTTAATTTATTAGGAATATCATCTTCAAGCTTCGTTGTAATAGCATTTACTGTAATATATCCGAGTGCCAGGTATTCTTCAATTTTCATTCCTACTATTATACCCACACCAAAACCTAGGGCATAAGCAATTACGTTCTGAATTTGCCCAAGATTATCGAGGACAAGACCAAGTCCAATAACATATATCGCAATTTCGATTGTTCCTGCAAATGCTGCAAGGTACCGCTGCCCTTTAAGCGTTAGTATCGTACGCATCGTGAGAAACGATACATAAACGATATTAATTGCAAAAATGGTAGCAACCATGCCAAGACTACTATCAAGCATGTCCATCCTCCTTCTTCCTTATCGTTCAAACATGGAACTTTCCCTAGCATAACACGAGAAAACCTGTAACCGCATTCGATATTTCTCGAATTAAATTAAAAAGTTTCGACTATTTTTCCATGCTTTCCCCTTTCCTGTACCATTCACTTCTTATAATGATTTAAACCACATTTTCATTCTTCTTTACAAGCCTTTGTTAACGTACGATTTTGAGATTTGGCTCATGGACGCTCAAGAGGAAGAATCTGAGTAGAGCCCAGTATCGTTGTAATAACACTATTAACTAACAGAGCCTTTAACAAAGAAAGACCTGGTGCATATACTGGGAAAAAGCCCAGGAGGGGAATTCATGGGAGACTATTGGAGTCAAATGTATGACTGGCGTAATAAAATGAATAAATTCATGGGAGATGACTTCTGGACGGATTTTCAGGATATGTTTGTATCAAATGGTCCACTGGTAAATCTCTATGAATCTGGAAACGAGCTTATTTGCACCGTTTATCTTCCCGGTGTTAAAAACCTGGATGATGTTGATGTTTATATCCATTACCGTACTTTGAAAGTAAAAGGTCAGACGAACATCACACTAAAAGGGTATCGCAATGTTCAGGAAGAGTATAAACATGGTCCTTTCGAACGAATCGTAGAGCTTCCATTTCCAGTCCGTGAAAAACCAATTGATGCTACTTACAAAAGAGGAATCCTGATGATTCATTTGCATCGGCTCATTGAGTCAAAGGAAAATCGGAAGCGTTTGAAGATTAGCGACGAGGAATCAGAAGAATAAAAAAGCCTGAGCTACCGTTAAGATAAAACGATAGCTCAGGCTTTTTTATTCCTTATAAGAATGTAAACAACCCATCGGTAATTCCTATTCGATAAATATAATAGAACCCAAAACCAACTGATAGCATACCAGTTGCCAGGGTCAACTGATGATTCAGCTTTATTTGTCGCCTTGTAGCTACAAATGGAATACCGAGAATCGTAGTAAAGCAAAGCATTCCAGCACATGTGCCAAGTCCAAATACAAGAATATAAACTGCTCCCTGAAAGAGTGTTTCAACTGTACTCATCGTTAGCAAAACCATCGCGGCACTTCCTGCTAGACCATGGATAAATCCAATCATTCCTGACTGTAAGTAGCTTTTGCTCCCTTTCAATCCGGTGTTTGCTGTTTTGGTTAGTAATGTTTTTATTCCAAGAAATACAAGCATAAATCCAACTAGCATTTCAAGCGACATTGCCCATTTATCTGTTATGGTTGCGTTAAATATAAATAAAAGCATCCCAACAAGAAAGAGTGTTGCGGTATGGCCAATTCCCCAATAAACACCCGCTAGTGAAGACTTCCATAAACTCCGTGTCTTACTCGCGATCGTCGAAACAGCAATCACATGATCTGGTTCAATGGCATGCTTTATTCCAAGTAAAAATCCGATAGCTAAAATCGATAGTAAACTAGCATCCATCATTTGTCCCCCCTTACCACTATTTCCGCCAGGATATAGCGCTTCTGTTGTTTGTGTTGTGTATAAATTTTTCTGTAGCTGCAAATATTTTTTCTATAACAGCTGTCCGCTTTGCTAGAATTCTGAGGCAAACACCTGGAACCTGTAACAACGATAGACCAAAATGAGCCTCCCTGAACGAAGCAAGGTACTCTCTTAGATTCTCGACCCATTCAGCTGTTACCTCCTCATGAATGAAGAACATTGAACCAATATGTGTGTTTCCCTCTAACTGAAGCAATTGCATCACGCCTTCATCCGGTTTAAGACGCAAATGATCATAAACCACTAACTTCCCACC harbors:
- the purE gene encoding 5-(carboxyamino)imidazole ribonucleotide mutase, whose translation is MTAKIGVIMGSTSDWETMKHTCEILEELNVPFEKKVVSAHRTPELMFEYAETARERGLKVIIAGAGGAAHLPGMVASKTTLPVIGVPVQSRTLNGLDSLLSIVQMPGGVPVATVAIGKAGAKNAGLLAAQILSTNDEVIEGELASYRSKMKEAVIESSDTL
- a CDS encoding NETI motif-containing protein produces the protein MEKKPKKKKFEVHENESLSDCLKRMDDEGYMPVRRREEPVFREGKGSKQPQLCGQKIVFEGKLK
- a CDS encoding DUF2179 domain-containing protein, whose amino-acid sequence is MLDSSLGMVATIFAINIVYVSFLTMRTILTLKGQRYLAAFAGTIEIAIYVIGLGLVLDNLGQIQNVIAYALGFGVGIIVGMKIEEYLALGYITVNAITTKLEDDIPNKLRDIGYGVTHYLAHGRQGERLVMQVLTSRKSERKLYQAIEELDPKAFVISYEPRTFQGGFWVRKIRR
- a CDS encoding Hsp20/alpha crystallin family protein, which gives rise to MGDYWSQMYDWRNKMNKFMGDDFWTDFQDMFVSNGPLVNLYESGNELICTVYLPGVKNLDDVDVYIHYRTLKVKGQTNITLKGYRNVQEEYKHGPFERIVELPFPVREKPIDATYKRGILMIHLHRLIESKENRKRLKISDEESEE
- a CDS encoding urease accessory protein UreH gives rise to the protein MDASLLSILAIGFLLGIKHAIEPDHVIAVSTIASKTRSLWKSSLAGVYWGIGHTATLFLVGMLLFIFNATITDKWAMSLEMLVGFMLVFLGIKTLLTKTANTGLKGSKSYLQSGMIGFIHGLAGSAAMVLLTMSTVETLFQGAVYILVFGLGTCAGMLCFTTILGIPFVATRRQIKLNHQLTLATGMLSVGFGFYYIYRIGITDGLFTFL